A single genomic interval of Arachis duranensis cultivar V14167 chromosome 7, aradu.V14167.gnm2.J7QH, whole genome shotgun sequence harbors:
- the LOC107458738 gene encoding uncharacterized protein LOC107458738, translated as MTPIETFPYQLVYGKSCYLPVKLKHKAYWATRFLNLDAKVVGEKRLLHPNELDEFCLAVFENAKNYKEKAKRCHDRKIASRIFEPGQKILLFNSRLRLFSRKHKSHWKGPYVVTSVSPYGYIEPQGKDPDNRFTVKGHNVKH; from the coding sequence ATGACCCCTATAGAAACATTCCCATACCAATTAGTATATGGGAAATCCTGTTATCTGCCAGTGAAACTGAAAcacaaggcctattgggcaactaGATTTCTCAACCTAGATGCTAAAGTAGTTGGAGAAAAACGGCTACTCCACCCAAATGAGTTAGACGAATTCTGCTTAGCTGtgtttgaaaatgcaaagaactataaagaaaaagcaaaaaggtgcCATGACAGGAAGATAGCTTCCAGAATCTTTGAACCAGGCCAAAAGATTCTGCTGTTCAACTCAAGACTCAGATTATTTTCAAGGAAGCACAAATCCCATTGGAAGGGACCCTATGTGGTTActagtgtatcaccatatgggtACATAGAACCTCAAGGTAAAGACCCAGACAACAGGTTTACTGTCAAGGGACACAATGTTAAGCATTAA